The genomic window ACGGGAGAAGCGGAGAGCAATTTTCTCATGAAAAAGATCGAAGCGATCATCAAGCCTTTCAAGCTCGACGAAGTGAAGGAAGCCCTTCAGGACGTTGGCTTGCAGGGTATCACTGTCACGGAAGCCAAGGGCTTCGGGCGCCAGAAGGGTCACACGGAACTATACCGGGGCGCTGAATATGTCGTCGACTTTCTTCCCAAGGTCAAAGTCGAGGTCGTTCTGGCAGACGAAAATGTGGACGCGGTCATCGAAGCCATCCGCAACGCCGCTCAAACGGGGCGTATCGGCGACGGAAAGATCTTCGTTTCCAATGTCGAGGGCGTCGTGCGCATCCGCACCGGCGAAACCGGCGTTGACGCCATCTGATCCATCCCTCCTCTTTCAAGGCAAAGACGGGGCATTCCTATCGTCATCTTCTTATGCAAGGAAAACGTTAAATGACGACAGCTTCTGAAATTATGAAACAAATCAAAGACAACGACGTCAAGTTCGTGGATCTGCGCTTTACCGACCCCAAGGGCAAGCTGCAGCACGTGACGATGGACATTTCTGCTGTCGATGAAGACATGTTCGCCGACGGCATCATGTTCGACGGTTCGTCGATCGCCGGCTGGAAGGCCATCAACGAGTCCGACATGGTGCTGATGCCCGATACGGCGACCGCCCATATGGACCCCTTCTTTGCCCAGTCGACCCTGGTCGTTTTCTGCGACATTCTCGAGCCGCTGACGGGCGAAGCCTATAACCGCGACCCGCGCACCACGGCCAAGAAGGCGGAAGCCTACCTGAAGTCGACCGGTATCGGTGACACCACCTATTTCGGTCCCGAACCGGAATTCTTCGTGTTCGACGATGTCCGTTTCTCCGCCGATCCCTACAACACCGGCTTCAAGCTCGACAGCTCGGAACTGCCGACGAACCAGGACACCGAATACGAAGTCGGCAATATGGGCCACCGTCCGCGCATGAAGGGCGGCTATTTCCCGGTTCCGCCGGTCGACAGCATCCAGGATATGCGTTCGGAAATGCTTACGGTTCTGGCCGAGATGGGCATCACCGTTGAAAAGCACCACCACGAGGTGGCGTCCGCCCAGCACGAACTCTGCATGGTGTTCGATACGCTGACCCGGATGGCCGACAAGACCCAGATCTACAAGTATGGCGTTCACCAGGTTGCCCATGCCTATGGCAAGACGGCTACCTTCATGCCGAAGCCGGTCTTCGGCGACAATGGTTCCGGCATGCATGTTCACCAGTCGATCTGGAAGGACGGCAAGCCGACCTTTGCCGGCGACGGCTATGCCGGCCTGTCCGAATCCTGCCTGTTCTATATCGGCGGCATCATCAAGCATGCCAAGGCCATCAACGCCTTCACCAACCCGCTGACCAATTCCTACAAGCGTCTGGTGCCCGGCTACGAAGCGCCGGTTCTGCTCGCCTATTCGGCGCGCAACCGTTCGGCCTCCTGCCGTATCCCGTTCGGCTCGTCGCCGAAGTCGAAGCGCGTTGAAGTCCGCTTCCCCGATCCGGGCGCGAACCCCTACCTCGCCTTCGCCGCGCTGATGATGGCCGGCCTCGACGGCATCAAGAACAAGATCCATCCTGGCGAAGCCATGGACAAGGACCTGTACGACCTGCCGCCGGAAGAACTGAAGGAAATCCCGACCGTCTGCGGCTCGCTGCGCGAAGCGCTGGAAAGCCTCGACAAGGATCGCGAGTTCCTGACCGCCGGCGGCGTCTTCGACGACGATCAGATCGATGCCTATATCGAACTGAAGATGGAAGAAGTCATGCGTTTCGAAATGACCCCCCATCCGGTCGAATTCGACATGTACTACTCGGTCTGATTTCAGACGGATGTAACAATGAGCCGGCTGCCTTCGGGCGGCCGGCTTTTTTTTGTATCCGTGATGTCGGCGCAAGCGGGACGATCCACCCCTTGCAGCTGCCAAAACGCATTTCCATATAGAACACGAAAGGAAATGCTCATGAAAATACGCGAAGCGAAATACAATATCGGCGATATCGTCCGCCACAGCGCGCTTCCCTTTCGGGGCGTGGTATTCGATGTCGACGCGGAGTTCTCCCGCTCCGAGGAATGGTATAATTCCATCCCGCCCGAAATCCGGCCGGAGAAGGATCAGCCGTTTTATCATCTCGTGGCGGAAAACGACGACAAGGGCTATGTCGCCTATGTCTCCGAAGCCAATCTCGAGCGGGATATGAGCGGCGAACCGCTGCGCAACCCGCAGGTCGGTCAGATTTTCGCCGAAACCGACAGCGGCAAGCTGGCCCCGCGCTTTGCCAGTACGCACTGAACGGACATAAATGCAAAAAAGCCCGGCTGAGACTGTCAGCCGGGCTTTTTTATGTCGAATTTCGGAAGACGATCAGTTGCCTGTCGTTGCGTTCTGCTGGGCTTCCTCGATCTTCTTGCGGCGGTCGACAGCCATTTTCTTGATCGATTCATCCAGGTTCCGCTGGCTCTCGACCAGTTCGGGCTGGCTGATCGGGTCGCCGTCATAGGCGGCGGTGAAACCGGAGAGCGTCAGGTCGACCGGGTTCGGCTGCTGGCGCATGTTCACCGAGGTGAAAGTCACCTTGCCGCCGCGCTTCATGGCGGCAACGAGCGTATCGCTGAGCGGCGCCTGGGCAATGCACTGTTCATTGGTGCAGATGGCGTAATCGAGCTTCTGCGGGGCGGACGTATCGATCTGCATCTGCACGCCGGCCGGGATCAGCCGGAAGGTCGGCACGGTCACCTGAACCATCGCCTGGCCGTTGCTGCCCTGCGGACGGATCAGGCCCACGGCGGTCAGCACCTGGCCGTTTTCGGCGCGGGCATAGTTCTGGACGATGCAGACGCCGCCATTGCCGTTGTCGTTGCAGGTCTTGAACCAGCCCTGCGTGGGGGCAGCGTCAGCCGGGGGCTGCTGCTGCTGTTCCTGAGCCGAAGCGCCGGCGGCCGAAAGGCCCGCAATCGTGAAGGCGCAAACCGCGACACGCTTGATAATACTGGCGCGTGAAAGCATCAAAATCTCTCCTGGTTCATCTGCGAAAGGTCCGGGGACCCTGCATCGCTATTGTTACCGAAATGCGGCAAAGCGTCCCTGTTTCGGGCCTCAACCGCCAGTGTTTCCTCTGATATCGCCACATTGGACGCCAATCTACCCCCTTCGCGCCCAAAATTTGCGCCCCGGCGTGATTTTGCGGCCTATTTCAGGTTTGTCAGCCGCCATGATACCATTCTGCAACGAATGGACACGACAGGGCGAATCGATGCGCTTCCTTGCTACCCTCTTCATTTCCGCTGCCCTTTCAGGGGCGGCCGTGGCCGAACCGCTGCACGGCATCGCCATGCATGGCGAGCCTGCGCTGCCTGCCGGTTACCAGCATTTCAGCTACGTCAATCCCGATGTCAAGAAGGGCGGCGAGATCACCTATGGCGTGGTCGGCTCGTTCGACGCGCTGAACCCCTTCGTGTTGAAGGGCATGCGCTCTTCCGCCCGCGGGCTCTGGGACGAGGTGCTGGGCAATCTCGTGTTCGAGCCGCT from Martelella sp. NC20 includes these protein-coding regions:
- a CDS encoding P-II family nitrogen regulator, giving the protein MKKIEAIIKPFKLDEVKEALQDVGLQGITVTEAKGFGRQKGHTELYRGAEYVVDFLPKVKVEVVLADENVDAVIEAIRNAAQTGRIGDGKIFVSNVEGVVRIRTGETGVDAI
- the glnA gene encoding type I glutamate--ammonia ligase, encoding MTTASEIMKQIKDNDVKFVDLRFTDPKGKLQHVTMDISAVDEDMFADGIMFDGSSIAGWKAINESDMVLMPDTATAHMDPFFAQSTLVVFCDILEPLTGEAYNRDPRTTAKKAEAYLKSTGIGDTTYFGPEPEFFVFDDVRFSADPYNTGFKLDSSELPTNQDTEYEVGNMGHRPRMKGGYFPVPPVDSIQDMRSEMLTVLAEMGITVEKHHHEVASAQHELCMVFDTLTRMADKTQIYKYGVHQVAHAYGKTATFMPKPVFGDNGSGMHVHQSIWKDGKPTFAGDGYAGLSESCLFYIGGIIKHAKAINAFTNPLTNSYKRLVPGYEAPVLLAYSARNRSASCRIPFGSSPKSKRVEVRFPDPGANPYLAFAALMMAGLDGIKNKIHPGEAMDKDLYDLPPEELKEIPTVCGSLREALESLDKDREFLTAGGVFDDDQIDAYIELKMEEVMRFEMTPHPVEFDMYYSV
- the hspQ gene encoding heat shock protein HspQ yields the protein MKIREAKYNIGDIVRHSALPFRGVVFDVDAEFSRSEEWYNSIPPEIRPEKDQPFYHLVAENDDKGYVAYVSEANLERDMSGEPLRNPQVGQIFAETDSGKLAPRFASTH
- a CDS encoding invasion associated locus B family protein, producing MLSRASIIKRVAVCAFTIAGLSAAGASAQEQQQQPPADAAPTQGWFKTCNDNGNGGVCIVQNYARAENGQVLTAVGLIRPQGSNGQAMVQVTVPTFRLIPAGVQMQIDTSAPQKLDYAICTNEQCIAQAPLSDTLVAAMKRGGKVTFTSVNMRQQPNPVDLTLSGFTAAYDGDPISQPELVESQRNLDESIKKMAVDRRKKIEEAQQNATTGN